A window of the Gossypium arboreum isolate Shixiya-1 chromosome 2, ASM2569848v2, whole genome shotgun sequence genome harbors these coding sequences:
- the LOC108484973 gene encoding GDSL esterase/lipase At5g33370-like has protein sequence MSPRHAGAPSPPPPAVYIFGDSTLDVGTNNFIPESAARADFYFNGIDFPYSKPTGRFSNGLNTADQIVRLLGLKKSPPPFLYLVNDPSNFQKNILQGANFASGGSGVLRDTGKAKRVIPLEEQIQHFSTIRSNITNMTGSEEATDKILSKAFILISIGSNDMFEYLLNLSKPMSLAEFNATLISTYEYHIKTLYELGARTFGILTVPPIGCTPFARAVFTGNNSCFEPAQAMAVQFYFDVGSSLEQFSSTVQDMKYSVGNTFLMTRVLTGDMLAFGLKNIAAACCGNGTYGCNQTASFCSNRDEYLFWDQFHPTQRASELVALTLFGAAEPIMVPMNFSQLLGVNI, from the exons ATGTCGCCACGCCAC GCTGGGGCACCATCACCACCACCACCGGCCGTCTATATATTTGGGGACTCTACCCTCGACGTCGGTACCAACAACTTCATACCCGAGTCCGCCGCAAGGGCAGATTTCTATTTCAATGGTATCGATTTCCCTTACTCGAAGCCAACAGGGAGGTTCAGCAATGGCCTTAACACTGCTGATCAGATAG TGAGACTGTTGGGTCTAAAGAAGAGTCCACCACCATTTTTGTACCTTGTCAATGATCCATCCAATTTCCAGAAGAATATACTGCAAGGTGCCAACTTTGCCTCTGGAGGATCCGGTGTTTTAAGAGATACTGGAAAGGCA AAAAGGGTGATCCCATTGGAGGAGCAGATCCAACATTTTTCAACCATTCGTTCAAACATAACAAACATGACAGGGAGTGAAGAAGCAACCGATAAAATCCTGTCGAAAGCATTCATTCTTATCAGCATTGGAAGCAACGACATGTTTGAATATCTGCTTAACCTCAGCAAACCAATGTCCTTAGCGGAGTTCAATGCGACCCTTATATCCACATACGAATACCATATAAAG ACTCTATACGAGCTTGGAGCACGAACGTTCGGCATTTTAACGGTTCCACCAATCGGGTGTACCCCATTTGCTCGAGCTGTCTTCACCGGTAACAACAGCTGCTTCGAACCAGCTCAAGCGATGGCAGTACAATTCTATTTCGACGTTGGGAGCTCATTAGAACAGTTCAGCTCCACTGTCCAAGACATGAAGTATTCGGTGGGGAATACGTTTTTGATGACCCGTGTTTTGACGGGGGACATGTTGGCCTTTGGTTTGAAGAACATTGCAGCTGCATGCTGTGGGAATGGGACTTACGGTTGCAATCAAACGGCAAGCTTTTGTTCGAACCGTGACGAGTACTTGTTTTGGGACCAGTTTCATCCGACACAAAGGGCTTCGGAGTTGGTTGCCTTGACTCTGTTTGGTGCAGCAGAGCCAATTATGGTTCCCATGAATTTCAGTCAGTTGCTGGGGGTTAACATTTAG
- the LOC108467231 gene encoding F-box protein SKIP23 isoform X2 yields the protein MGRRDWSGLPDELLTKIGQYVSGHFDMIRFRSVCRRWRYSLPLSHTNNWHLQLQITLLKEPKPDYRIRIPLPFYESYDPELEAESSPYHTVPSSIVKTTVCIINQSSLLKLEETQQEGKFRIINPISDIPLKEFPKVLNLLDYPIMEVTRGYICKISHSNVLKAVVLPEYDDKVCMVLVLCDHGRLLLWRNGDEHMKEISNKFRYDDIAVYKGQFIAIDRWGTVSFVDSSSLKLIDTLIELEQVKILMVNGIQVWLILRFISWMKIGEDGLRLRV from the exons ATGGGTAGAAGAGATTGGTCCGGTCTCCCCGACGAACTGTTGACAAAGATCGGTCAATATGTCAGCGGTCACTTCGATATGATCCGATTTCGCAGCGTATGTAGGCGATGGCGATATTCATTGCCCCTTTCTCACACAAATAATTGGCATCTCCAACTCCAaattaccctccttaaagaaccCAAACCCGATTACCGTATTCGAATCCCTTTACCGTTCTATGAATCATACGATcctgaattagaagctgaatcaTCACCTTACCATACAGTGCCTTCATCTATTGTTAAAACTACTGTGTGTATCATCAATCAATCTTCATTGCTTAAGCTTGAAGAAACCCAACAAGAAGGTAAGTTTCGTATCATAAATCCCATTTCAGATATCCCGCTTAAGGAATTCCCCAAAGTTTTAAACTTGCTGGATTACCCAATAATGGAAGTAACCCGAGGGTATATTTGCAAAATTAGTCATTCAAATGTATTAAAAGCTGTTGTTTTGCCAGAGTATGATGACAAGGTTTGTATGGTTCTTGTTCTTTGTGACCATGGAAGGTTGCTTTTATGGAGAAATGGGGATGAACATATGAAGGAAATAAGTAACAAGTTTCGTTATGATGATATTGCAGTTTATAAAGGACAATTTATTGCCATAGACAGATGGGGAACTGTTTCATTTGTTGATTCTTCTTCTTTAAAG CTGATAGATACTTTGATCGAGCTAGAACAAGTCAAAATCCTTATGGTAAATGGGATCCAAGTGTGGTTGATTTTAAGATTTATAAGTTGGATGAAGATTGGGGAAGATGGATTGAGATTACGAGTCTAA
- the LOC108467231 gene encoding F-box protein SKIP23 isoform X1, protein MGRRDWSGLPDELLTKIGQYVSGHFDMIRFRSVCRRWRYSLPLSHTNNWHLQLQITLLKEPKPDYRIRIPLPFYESYDPELEAESSPYHTVPSSIVKTTVCIINQSSLLKLEETQQEGKFRIINPISDIPLKEFPKVLNLLDYPIMEVTRGYICKISHSNVLKAVVLPEYDDKVCMVLVLCDHGRLLLWRNGDEHMKEISNKFRYDDIAVYKGQFIAIDRWGTVSFVDSSSLKVIQYTPPVLSGGKKKNLVVCSELLYVADRYFDRARTSQNPYGKWDPSVVDFKIYKLDEDWGRWIEITSLNDQILFLGKVLNFFVPIKEVSGCNKGNCIYFKGDEFIGSKSHGVSVFDLADRRIGSILSFPGCSDMLCPPSWFTAN, encoded by the coding sequence ATGGGTAGAAGAGATTGGTCCGGTCTCCCCGACGAACTGTTGACAAAGATCGGTCAATATGTCAGCGGTCACTTCGATATGATCCGATTTCGCAGCGTATGTAGGCGATGGCGATATTCATTGCCCCTTTCTCACACAAATAATTGGCATCTCCAACTCCAaattaccctccttaaagaaccCAAACCCGATTACCGTATTCGAATCCCTTTACCGTTCTATGAATCATACGATcctgaattagaagctgaatcaTCACCTTACCATACAGTGCCTTCATCTATTGTTAAAACTACTGTGTGTATCATCAATCAATCTTCATTGCTTAAGCTTGAAGAAACCCAACAAGAAGGTAAGTTTCGTATCATAAATCCCATTTCAGATATCCCGCTTAAGGAATTCCCCAAAGTTTTAAACTTGCTGGATTACCCAATAATGGAAGTAACCCGAGGGTATATTTGCAAAATTAGTCATTCAAATGTATTAAAAGCTGTTGTTTTGCCAGAGTATGATGACAAGGTTTGTATGGTTCTTGTTCTTTGTGACCATGGAAGGTTGCTTTTATGGAGAAATGGGGATGAACATATGAAGGAAATAAGTAACAAGTTTCGTTATGATGATATTGCAGTTTATAAAGGACAATTTATTGCCATAGACAGATGGGGAACTGTTTCATTTGTTGATTCTTCTTCTTTAAAGGTGATACAATACACTCCTCCTGTTTTAAGTGGTggtaaaaagaaaaatttagtgGTATGTTCTGAACTACTTTATGTAGCTGATAGATACTTTGATCGAGCTAGAACAAGTCAAAATCCTTATGGTAAATGGGATCCAAGTGTGGTTGATTTTAAGATTTATAAGTTGGATGAAGATTGGGGAAGATGGATTGAGATTACGAGTCTAAATGATCAGATTTTGTTCTTGGGAAAGGTATTAAATTTCTTTGTTCCAATTAAGGAAGTTAGTGGATGTAATAAAGGGAATTGTATTTATTTCAAGGGTGATGAATTTATAGGATCAAAAAGTCATGGTGTTTCTGTCTTCGACTTGGCTGATCGAAGGATTGGGAGCATATTATCTTTCCCTGGTTGCTCTGATATGCTTTGTCCTCCATCATGGTTCACTGCAAATTAA
- the LOC108467237 gene encoding UPF0548 protein At2g17695 isoform X1 — protein sequence MVFLCWARPSPEQQKSCISKSGAFNYDTKYKGATSKPVSCIKEDKELSKDGYLINHARVLIGSGFETYEKGKTALQNWKHFGLDWAFVDPKTPIQNGVKFCVCLKEFLPWVIMPLQVVYVNENTRAKTKKSLASFGFGSGTLQGHLLAGEERFTIELDENDQVWYEVLSFSKPAHFLSFIGYPYVQLRQKYFAHQSANAVLKHV from the exons ATGGTTTTCTTGTGCTGGGCTCGACCTTCACCCGAGCAACAGAAATCTTGTATTAGCAA GTCAGGCGCATTCAATTATGACACCAAATATAAAGGAGCTACTTCAAAGCCTGTGTCTTGTATCAAAGAAGACAAGGAGCTTTCCAAAGATGGTTATTTAATAAACCATGCAAGGGTTTTGATCGGTTCTGGTTTTGAGACCTATGAAAAGGGCAAAACAGCATTGCAGAATTGGAA GCATTTTGGATTAGATTGGGCATTTGTTGATCCCAAAACTCCAATTCAAAATGGGGTTAAATTCTGTGTTTGTCTCAAGGAATTTTTACCATGGGTCATTATGCCTCTCCAAGTGGTGTATGTGAATGAAAACACTAGGGCTAAAACTAAGAAGAGTTTAGCCTCTTTTGGTTTTGGCAGTGGCACATTACAGGGTCACCTACTG GCTGGGGAAGAACGGTTTACGATCGAGCTGGACGAGAACGATCAAGTGTGGTATGAAGTACTTTCCTTCTCAAAGCCTGCTCACTTTCTGTCGTTTATCGGTTATCCTTATGTTCAACTTAGGCAAAAATATTTTGCTCATCAGTCTGCCAATGCTGTTCTGAAACATGTGTAG
- the LOC108467237 gene encoding UPF0548 protein At2g17695 isoform X2 gives MVFLCWARPSPEQQKSCISKSGAFNYDTKYKGATSKPVSCIKEDKELSKDGYLINHARVLIGSGFETYEKGKTALQNWKHFGLDWAFVDPKTPIQNGVKFCVCLKEFLPWVIMPLQVVYVNENTRAKTKKSLASFGFGSGTLQGHLLVLDIVFYWKSGWGRTVYDRAGRERSSVV, from the exons ATGGTTTTCTTGTGCTGGGCTCGACCTTCACCCGAGCAACAGAAATCTTGTATTAGCAA GTCAGGCGCATTCAATTATGACACCAAATATAAAGGAGCTACTTCAAAGCCTGTGTCTTGTATCAAAGAAGACAAGGAGCTTTCCAAAGATGGTTATTTAATAAACCATGCAAGGGTTTTGATCGGTTCTGGTTTTGAGACCTATGAAAAGGGCAAAACAGCATTGCAGAATTGGAA GCATTTTGGATTAGATTGGGCATTTGTTGATCCCAAAACTCCAATTCAAAATGGGGTTAAATTCTGTGTTTGTCTCAAGGAATTTTTACCATGGGTCATTATGCCTCTCCAAGTGGTGTATGTGAATGAAAACACTAGGGCTAAAACTAAGAAGAGTTTAGCCTCTTTTGGTTTTGGCAGTGGCACATTACAGGGTCACCTACTG GTATTGGACATTGTTTTTTACTGGAAATCAGGCTGGGGAAGAACGGTTTACGATCGAGCTGGACGAGAACGATCAAGTGTGGTATGA
- the LOC108480876 gene encoding uncharacterized protein LOC108480876, whose product MIQNCCLHRITMASQISESDLLHKLDIFKIQGKDKRGHKILRITGKSFPARFLSVDVLKEYLDEYIFPRLSKKPFSVLYMHTGVQRTDNFPGISALRSIYDAIPVTVKDNLQSVYFLHPGLQSRLFLATFGRLFFGDGLYGKLRYLSRVDYLWEHVRRNEIEVPDFVYDHDEDLEYRPMMMEYGLDSDDPHPRVYAAPAVAVDSPSASIYSMRCIS is encoded by the exons ATGATTCAAAATTGCTGCTTACACAGAATAACAATGGCATCTCAAATTTCAGAGTCCGATCTCCTTCACAAACTCGACATTTTCAAGATCCAAGGCAAAGATAAACGCGGCCACAAGATTCTTCGCATTACCGGAAAATCGTTCCCCG CTCGGTTTTTGAGCGTTGATGTTTTGAAGGAGTATTTAGATGAGTATATATTTCCAAGGCTTTCAAAGAAGCCGTTTTCGGTGTTGTACATGCATACCGGAGTTCAAAGGACCGACAACTTTCCGGGAATCTCAGCCCTCCGATCAATCTATGATGCTATTCCGGTCACCGTCAAAGATAATCTCCAATCCGTTTATTTTCTGCACCCTGGCCTCCAGTCTCGGCTCTTCCTTGCGACTTTCGGCCGCCTTTTCTTTGGCGACGG GTTGTACGGGAAATTGAGATACCTTAGCAGGGTGGATTACCTATGGGAGCACGTAAGGAGAAACGAGATTGAGGTCCCTGATTTCGTGTATGATCACGATGAAGATTTGGAGTACCGTCCGATGATGATGGAGTACGGTTTGGATAGTGATGATCCTCACCCTAGGGTCTACGCCGCACCGGCAGTCGCGGTTGATTCACCTTCTGCTTCTATCTACTCCATGAGATGCATCTCATAG